CTCTTCGCACAAATCTCACATCCACTTGTTCACccgctccgctcccctcccctcactcaCTTACACCATGCATCCGTGGAAAATGGGACACAGACTTAGAAAAAGCCTGAAACTGTTCCTGGGGCATACATTAAATGCCCCATTATGTAACACTCACCATTCACAGTCATGCATGCGCGTGAAGAGCTGAAATGTCCGCCACATTTAACTACGGAGATGTTAACAGCTGAGGAAAATGTCATGTTATGTTAGGTTACGTTAGAGAGGTGTCCTACATATGAAAAGAAACGTATGGTCAACCACCAAAGTTGAAAGGGTgagaagggttttttttatgcCAAAGATGTTGCCATGAGGTGGTGGCAGTATGACAGATGAAGtgagaagaaaagacagagaccCTGCTGGACAGACAGAGGAGCGTTTTAATGGCAGAAACCCACCAGACACAATGGTGATCCAAGCGCTGGATGCAGGCACTGCAGATGCGACAGTGTCCGGCCCGTGGGGAGCGTACTGTCTTGCACCAGGGGCACCAGCTCGTCTTCTTATTCGCCGTTTGCCCCGATGGGACCTCCTCCACTGCGCCGTTATTGGCTACGTGCTCCAGCGTCGCCGTTCCCCGATTGGCTATGACCACCTGGTGCCGGGTTCCGTTCAGGTGGGAGGAGTCCTTATCAGGAAGTGGACTGTGATAGGTGATGGTGCTGTGGGTGTCGGACAGGCGGGGCTTGACGTAGCCTGGCCCCCTCTTGGTCTGGACGAGGGAGATGAGAGTCAGAATCACACCCATTGTCACTGTGGCCAGCTGAGTGGTCGTGATGTCGCCGCTGGGGACTATCTCTGTGATGAAGAGGTAGTACATGTAGCCCAGCGAGAACAGCGCCAGACTCAGAAAGAACAGCGTGCGGCCCTTCTTGCGGTGGGTGAAGTAGTAGTACCACAACACCAGTCCAGGAAGTGCTGTCAGGACTACAACTCCCAGAAAGACGTGCAAAGCTGCGATGCGCAGCAGGACAGGAAGCAACACGAGGGGCGGGAGCAGGGACAGGTCGACACGTTTCGCCCCCTGAATCCATGGCACCCGTAGTCGGTCAGACACAGAGTCTATCACTCGAGACAAAGAGTCTGGCTTTTGATCCTCCCGTTTCAGCCACCTGAGGGCAACAGAGAAACAGTGAGGGCCTAACTGACGAGCCAAACATGTCTGACCATGTTGACTTTGACCCCAAAAATACAACACTGAAAAATGTCAATCATGCCATGAACTGACACTGAAAAAACTGATTTGAGGTGTACATGTTCATGTTCCAAGTGTAAAAAAGTGTCTTAATTAACAAAGCATGACATGAAATCTCATAATTTCAACAATAGCATTTATGCCACGTGCTATTGGGTGAGTATTTGTGTGAATTGTATGTATTCCAATACATCAGTACTACATGCCATGTTGATCTTGTGAATGTCAAAACATTTCACTTGTTTGAGGATAAATGTTGAACATGACTTTAACATTATAGAGCACTTCATGTCAGTTGACTTTTTAGGTGCCTAGAGTACTGCAAATGTGGACAATAGTACATGTGCCGCCTAGGGTTAGAGTTACTCCCCTGGAAATTGCTGGCGGCATACCCTGCAATAGGCTATCACATCTACAGCACAGTGCCGTTAGTTAAGCCAGTTCCTGCATCCAAATGCCACATGAAAGCGGATAGTCAGTGTCACTTTGAGAACATGATGTATGCTGCTTCCGCCTGGCACCCTCATATCGATAACCTTTCCCTTTTTATAGCGGACATGACAACCTTCACAGATGACCCACACCCATCCCTGACTGACCACACCcataccctaccctaccctaccctaccctaccctacccaaCTCCCACTTCAAGAGAGCCACTTTTGAAAAAGGGCTGTGTTTTATCAAAGCCTTATTGTGCAACAGCTAGTTgtcaaagagacagaaagaggatgCTCAAATTGATTGGCTGCCAGTAATTTAACAATGGTTGTTTCACAGCAACACTTTCAGGAAATGCACCCTGATTGGCCAGATATAGTGGATGCTACTTGTGCTAGGCCCCTGTGCCGTGTCCCCTCCAGTCCTTACCTATCGCACGCGTCGTCCAAGTCCTCGCAGTCGCAGCAACACGCCACCACATGGCTCCGGCCTCCTTTCCTGTCCACATACTCACAGCAGCACAAGGGGTCGTCAGGCTCCGGTGGCTTATGGACCCCCCTCTTCATGATGCCCACTGTGTTGGCCAATTATCGGTATCTCTGCTCAAGGAGAGGTCAGACAACGCACCTGGGGGTGGGCAGAGGCTGGTGAGAGCTGGCATCGGCTTTGGGTAGAGACCTGCTAAGCCATGTGGTGAGCTGGATGCCATTCATGCCATCCTAAATGTCATGGATGCATAATCACTTGCCTCACTGATCACATCAGTTGCATTTACACCATCCATTTTAGCCAGGGTATGctatgcatgtagcctacgtcAAACCAACACTTCATATCTAAATGCCACGTTATGATCCACTACACAGTTTTAGACAACtttgtactgtatctgtatcttGATCAATACGCAAGTGGAGTTAGAAGCCCACTGAGGTGCTGATAATGTCGAGTGTAACAGACAGCAGGGCTGTTCTGCCTGTCCTCTGACTGAGAGAGCAAGGTCAATGGTCTCCTTCCAATTCGTTATAGGCAATTATGTGGCCATTTATTCCAGGCTACAAGGTGTAGACTAGTTGCTGTGCGAGACGCGTGGAGAAAGTGAAACGGGGCTGTCATTTAAGGTGTGCCAGCTCAGTCTCGCTTTCGATGCAGAATGTAAGGATTTGATCAGAAATGTGGCACGGCACAAAAGCAAGCAGAAGATGAAAACGTTCGGTATTAAAGAAGGTTTGGGTGACTTTTACGCCACTCAGTTGTAGCCATCGCCAAGACCTTGATAGAATGTAAGTCTGCAACGTCTAGGTCTACCCCACCTCGCACATCACTTCCCCTACCACCAGAGCATACAAACGTATAATGCAATATAattctttaaagggatattccgccatttttggaaatacgctcattttccacctcccctcgagcaaaacaatagatatttaccttgttcccgttcatccagccattctgtgagtctggcgatagaacttttagcttcagcctagcatagatcattgaatcggattagaccattagcttctcgcctgctagcttcatgtttaaaagtgactaagatttctggtaattttcccatttaaaacgtgtctcctctcaagttagaaagtgcaataagaccaactgaaaatgaaacctagcgtttttctaggctgatttgacatggaactacactctcatctggcgtaataatcaaggcaacttgcaaactactggcactactactgcttgttgtctatggggactattttcagatgctgcgtacgatatcactgcgcctatggtacgtttgcaagttgccttgattattacgccagatgagagtgtagttccatgtcaaatcagcctagaaaaacgccaggtttcattttcagttggtcttattgcactttctaacttgagaggagacacgttttaaatggaaaaattaccagaaatcttagtcacttttaaacatgaggctagcaggcgagaagctaatggtctaatccgattcaatgatctatgctaggctgaagctaaaagttgtatcgccagactcacagaatggctggatgaacgggaacaaggtaaatatcgattgttttgctcgaggggaggtggaaaatgagcgtatttccaaaaatggcggaatatccctttaaggatgtACTGTAGACTACAACATCGTGTTTTGATATGGCGAAAGTCGGCCAATTAAAATGCGCTCGGAAACGGTGGCGACATGCCGATGCAGTCTATTTCAGTGAAACATGCTGTTTGAGTAGCCAGTTGAAACAACAGGTTAATTATGGTTAATTGTGACTCAAGTTTAGTTTGAACCATATGAATTATGAAATGGGGCCGGTTGAGCCAAACATGTCCACCAGAAGGAATACCCATTCCCTTGTATCAAAGTCGCACTCATTCCGGATGTTTCTGTGGAGACGAAGCGCTGGCAGTAAATCAACCATGTTTAGAACAGCGGTGAAAGTTGATACTAAGTAGCCTATTCGATAGCTTGAAACTGTAGCATTTCACGTGGAGTGGAATACTGTCCTAAACTCGGCGTAAACAATATTTAATCTATTCTGAAAATGTACCCTTTTCTTTTAGTCAGACACTTCCTCGttgcttacagtaggctatagtcaACTCCCATCAAAGGAAGGCTAATGAATCTGACATGTTACTCGCATTTAAAACACATAGGCTATACGGTGCTAACCATGAATGACATCATGCACATACCTGTACATCAGTATCTTTGTAGCTTTTCCATTCAAACTGGACACATTTAAACTGTTAAGTTAAACTGTGGGTCCGCCTGACGGTTGCATTCACTCAGTTTCATTTCTGTCCATTTCAGCTTCTCGTCCAGTCTAATCCAAACACACTAGTCACATCCACAAGACGCCACTACGAAGATAGTCTGTACAATGATGTTGATCGCCAAGTTGAAAGTTTAAAACTGGGCGAGAGCGGCGGTCGTCAAACCACAGGCTATTTCAGACACGCCTGCCTGCTCTGTTTACGAAGTGAAGAGCCTAGTCTCTTCCCTAGTACCCTGACGTCAATAGAGACTAACCCTTTACTTTCCTCTCATGAACTTGATAAAACACGATCATATAATGGCCAGACAAACTGTCATAGGGGTCTTCTAAAACATTTGTTTGATTGTTACCTGAAGTCTGTAACAAATTGATATTTCACACAATTAAGAGGTAACCtatagtataggcctactgaggAGAAATATAGCCGACATTGTGTAGATCAGTCTCTGTCTGGTAAGACAAGCCTTCATCATGAAATAGTTCACCTCTCCTTCAGACAGTTCCAATGATATTTTTGGAAATCTATTTCTGACCAAGTGTTATAAATTCTGTGTGACACACCACATTTGAGGGCTACATAGTCATAATTGCAGAGCTGCTCTCCCATTGCTTCAAAGTGGCACTCATGTTTGCCGCCCATGAGGAGTGTTTCACCCAGACTCAGGAAAAACACATTTAACTGTTCCAAAACGTTGTGTAATCATAAGAGGAAAAGTAGAAAACTAAAAACAGCAAGGAAGCAAATGTAAATTCCACCACCATGTTTATTGcctttaatatttatttatcaGCAAAAACTTCACGTAAACACTAATCTGTGCAGCTGAGCTGAAATCAATTAAAAATGTTCATTTTTGCATTTATGCCTACGCATCAATTGTGTAGTGCTGTGTGGTGATTAGTGAACTATATAATTCTAAGGCCAGGCCAGATGTCCGCTAAACGGAGTATTAGTGACAAGGTAGTGATGTGAAGGCAACATTATGAAAGGTTATCACAGTGTTTTGAAATTGGCCTATACGTAtaagtacagtacatttaaCCATAGTGTAAAAATAGTGGTGATTGTTTTACTCTACGCTGTATAAAAACTATATCCATGTATGGATCGTAGCTTTAATAGTTTAATAttcaaagaaaataataataataaaaaaaacattctaccaAAAAGTTTCTGTTTTACATAATTAAGCCGAGTAATCCCTGAGAAAATGCAAGTTATGAAAGCAATATACAGAGCATCAGCACCCTAGTGGTTACACCACACACGACCcattaaagagaaaataaaattcATGGAATCACATTCGAAAATATATTAACATCTAACGAGACAAGACagataaaacataaaatattgcacaaattaaaatgacaatgtATGAACATGTGCAAAAAAGCTAACTTAGAAGGCCATATGGTAGCATCAAAGGTTCTCAGTTATCAACTGTCGTCCCTGAAGTTCTCAAAATGAAATAATCAAGATATCTGTCCACTAAAAGGATGCAAGACACAACGTCAGCTTGTAAACAAGtttttaacaacaacaataaacaggGATATATGTTTACTTATGACACATTCACAGCTGACAGATGTCAAGAGAACACAGAAGAATGCTTTGTAGGCCTAACTGGATCAGATGAAGGACTTCACCCTAAACTGGCTCAAGAATGAACTGCTCAAAAAGAGGCCAAAGCAAAAGGTTTACACATCTGTCAATCAAAATGATAATGTTTCAACTTAAGTCAAGAAACTAACAACTTAAGAAAACAAACCCTCCTGTTTTTCCGCCTTCCTTCACTCAGTCGGCACTCCTGGGTGTACACATGGAAACACGCAGCCACCTGATACTGCCACAAAAAAAGACGTCTACAGAGACAATACCCATAGTAACCAGCCATCTCGCGAGTGACGTCTCCATGGTGATGTTTCCTTGGTTTGTGCGTCATGCAAGATGGAACCTGAGAGCAACTCACCACCCTCGTCACCTTCTCGTCCCACTGTATTTAAGACAGGGCTCATAGAGGGGTTGTGGTTCTGTTGTGGACCAGGAAGTTCTGCTGTAGCACCACCAAAGAAGTCCGCAGCTACAAGAAGCGCCAAAGAGCCAAGAATAAGTCAAAGAGATGTTTGAAGAGTAATTGTAACTGTACACACTCCGAACATAcaatatcactcacacacacacgagacgaAACCAGAGAGCAAACAGGTAGGCTTACCTGCTCTAAAAGGTTAATTGAGTCTTGTAGAACTGCTCGGAGTAAGTGCATATCCTCATGGGCCTGGTGTGGAGTGCTTTGCCTATGACCAAGATCTGGGCTGACACTAAAGAATAAAGAGACGGTCAGACTGAGAAGGAGGACTGCTGCAGTTTAAATTGAACTTAGTTCTGCCTTACTGTTAAAAGTGGATTGTGACAGAAAATAGAGTTTAAAAAGTTATAATGAAATACGTTTGAAAGTTATAATTCAAATTGAACTTgaaaacacccaaacacacacaatatttatgGCACAATTGCAAATCCTAATAGAACCAATCACACGCATCACCGACCTCAGAGCTATCTCAGGCACTTAGAGGAAACACCTAAAACGGGTAAGACATGCAGAATGTTGAGGAAAGCCCTGGCTGCAGGTAGTCTCACCTGGACTCTGCCCTCTCCCTGATCCGATGCTTGGTGCTTATGTACATACGATGTGCCACGTCCTCCATGGCCCACAGCTTAAAGAACAGACCCAGGTTCAGCACCGTCAGGATCAGGAGACTATAAcggcacatacagacagacagatggacagataggTTTGGATATCATGGTATCATTTACAAGGCAAATTACTACAACGGCATGTAGAAGAGTTCAGAGCGACCTGGAGCACCATGTGTGGTCCTTGGGAATCAGGCTAATTAACCCCAATCTGAGACACACTGAGCTCTATTAGCTGAGCTAATTAAACTGTGAAATGTGCCACCAAAGGATATCTACAATATCAGCTCAATTACTGTGAGCAGGAATGGTAGGCACAAAGGTTGCATAAAAATATCAGCTATACTAAACTGCCTTCATACAGATGCACGTGAGCACTATAAGCACAACATAATTCATTCATG
This is a stretch of genomic DNA from Sardina pilchardus chromosome 19, fSarPil1.1, whole genome shotgun sequence. It encodes these proteins:
- the zdhhc23b gene encoding palmitoyltransferase ZDHHC23-B isoform X1, giving the protein MKRGVHKPPEPDDPLCCCEYVDRKGGRSHVVACCCDCEDLDDACDRWLKREDQKPDSLSRVIDSVSDRLRVPWIQGAKRVDLSLLPPLVLLPVLLRIAALHVFLGVVVLTALPGLVLWYYYFTHRKKGRTLFFLSLALFSLGYMYYLFITEIVPSGDITTTQLATVTMGVILTLISLVQTKRGPGYVKPRLSDTHSTITYHSPLPDKDSSHLNGTRHQVVIANRGTATLEHVANNGAVEEVPSGQTANKKTSWCPWCKTVRSPRAGHCRICSACIQRLDHHCVWINSCVGRANHRSFLMTLLLFLLTSLYGISLVLRTVCPRQNVLIALLYCPGVYSQYSSALCFTCAWYSSIVTGGLLHLLVLQLINVSYNVTEREARLALRDRTGRTLLWGLVIDTGVYSQGFRNNWAEFLTMADHDDDNDHNNSDRSPPAFTELV
- the zdhhc23b gene encoding palmitoyltransferase ZDHHC23-B isoform X2, with the protein product MKRGVHKPPEPDDPLCCCEYVDRKGGRSHVVACCCDCEDLDDACDRWLKREDQKPDSLSRVIDSVSDRLRVPWIQGAKRVDLSLLPPLVLLPVLLRIAALHVFLGVVVLTALPGLVLWYYYFTHRKKGRTLFFLSLALFSLGYMYYLFITEIVPSGDITTTQLATVTMGVILTLISLVQTKRGPGYVKPRLSDTHSTITYHSPLPDKDSSHLNGTRHQVVIANRGTATLEHVANNGAVEEVPSGQTANKKTSWCPWCKTVRSPRAGHCRICSACIQRLDHHCVWINSCVGRANHRSFLMTLLLFLLTSLYGISLVLRTVCPRQNVLIALLYCPGVYSQYRCVFCAARPSVSPVPGTAAS